One part of the Ktedonobacterales bacterium genome encodes these proteins:
- a CDS encoding peroxiredoxin, with the protein MAKQQTAVKGRVQVGDQAPDFTLATQSGDQVNLKDFLGKSNVVLYFYPADNTSICTAEACAFRDSYEVFKDAGAEVIGISSNSEASHQQFAAKHRLPFILLSDPHGVIRKHYGVPARFGLIPGRVTYIIDKQGVVRHLFTDQFHAKTHVAEALKTLETLRGEQEA; encoded by the coding sequence ATGGCAAAACAACAGACGGCAGTCAAAGGCCGGGTGCAGGTCGGCGACCAGGCTCCCGACTTCACCCTCGCAACACAATCAGGCGATCAAGTGAACCTGAAAGACTTCCTGGGAAAAAGCAACGTTGTCCTGTACTTCTATCCGGCGGATAACACCTCCATCTGCACCGCCGAAGCCTGCGCCTTCCGCGACAGCTACGAAGTCTTCAAGGATGCTGGCGCGGAAGTTATCGGCATCAGTTCTAACTCGGAGGCATCGCACCAGCAGTTTGCCGCGAAGCACCGGCTCCCCTTTATCCTGCTGAGCGATCCCCACGGCGTCATTCGCAAGCACTACGGCGTGCCTGCCAGGTTTGGGCTGATCCCAGGGCGCGTCACCTACATCATTGATAAGCAAGGTGTGGTGCGCCATCTGTTCACCGATCAGTTTCACGCGAAGACCCATGTGGCCGAAGCACTCAAGACCCTGGAAACCTTGCGCGGCGAGCAGGAGGCATAG
- a CDS encoding DUF1269 domain-containing protein — protein sequence MSDVPIQVIVAAFQQEDEAEEALKRLKEAKKEQVIGIENAAVLHRDEEGKLHIKEAKDMRGGKGAAIGGVVGAVAGLLAGPLVLAAGAGALIGGLAARLHDSGFSDERLKQLGQALTPGSSALVAVIEHTWVKDVEEMLADYGANVVTESIKADIAEQLEAGHGVAYTAVGADEASIAGRTTFDDKQEATDKEARPIPPEQVDTSEQGEVHPGQI from the coding sequence ATGAGCGATGTTCCTATCCAGGTCATTGTGGCAGCCTTCCAACAGGAAGACGAAGCAGAAGAAGCCTTAAAGCGTCTCAAAGAGGCGAAGAAAGAACAGGTCATTGGCATCGAAAATGCCGCTGTCCTCCACCGCGATGAGGAGGGCAAGCTGCACATCAAAGAGGCAAAAGATATGCGCGGCGGCAAAGGCGCGGCTATCGGAGGCGTTGTCGGGGCCGTCGCCGGGCTGCTGGCGGGGCCGCTGGTTCTGGCAGCCGGGGCGGGCGCGCTCATCGGGGGGCTGGCCGCCAGGCTGCACGACTCCGGCTTTTCCGATGAGCGGCTCAAACAGCTCGGCCAGGCGCTGACCCCCGGCAGTTCAGCCCTGGTGGCGGTGATCGAACATACCTGGGTCAAAGACGTTGAGGAGATGCTGGCAGACTATGGGGCCAACGTAGTGACCGAATCAATCAAAGCAGACATTGCCGAGCAGCTAGAAGCTGGTCACGGTGTCGCCTACACCGCTGTTGGGGCCGACGAAGCCAGCATTGCCGGGCGCACAACATTTGATGATAAGCAGGAGGCCACTGACAAGGAAGCCAGGCCGATCCCCCCGGAGCAAGTGGATACGTCAGAGCAGGGCGAAGTGCACCCAGGCCAGATATAG